In a single window of the Mesorhizobium shangrilense genome:
- a CDS encoding glycerophosphodiester phosphodiesterase, whose product MSDIAWLTERPIAHRGYHDLNNKIWENTLTAFARAAEHGYAIECDVHLSSDGVPVIFHDTTLARLTGTEGFVWQRTAAEMQALRIGGTADHAPSLQEMLDLVAGRVPLVIELKGIPGRDAGLVAEVARTLKNYRGKAAIMSFDHWLIRDFSRDAPGVPAGLTAWGDKEHELEAHFSILAHGIDFVSYGVGHLPNRFVSFVRERLNMPVITWTVRDQAAVEATFTHADQMTFEGFAPGAVA is encoded by the coding sequence GTGTCGGATATCGCATGGCTCACCGAACGCCCGATCGCGCATCGCGGCTATCATGACCTGAACAACAAGATCTGGGAGAACACGCTGACCGCCTTCGCCCGTGCGGCAGAGCACGGATATGCGATCGAATGCGATGTGCATCTCTCTTCGGACGGCGTTCCGGTGATCTTCCACGACACCACGCTCGCACGGCTCACCGGGACCGAGGGATTTGTGTGGCAGCGCACGGCGGCCGAAATGCAAGCGCTGCGCATCGGCGGCACCGCGGACCATGCACCCTCGCTTCAGGAAATGCTCGACCTCGTGGCAGGCCGCGTGCCGCTCGTCATCGAACTGAAGGGCATTCCCGGCAGGGATGCCGGGCTGGTGGCGGAGGTGGCTCGAACGCTCAAGAACTATCGCGGCAAGGCTGCGATCATGTCCTTCGATCACTGGCTAATCCGCGATTTTTCCCGCGACGCGCCCGGCGTTCCGGCAGGCCTCACCGCCTGGGGAGACAAGGAGCACGAACTCGAGGCGCATTTCTCGATCCTCGCCCATGGCATCGACTTCGTATCCTACGGGGTCGGTCACCTGCCGAACCGGTTCGTGTCCTTCGTCCGGGAGCGGCTGAACATGCCGGTAATCACCTGGACAGTACGCGACCAGGCCGCGGTCGAGGCGACCTTTACCCATGCCGACCAGATGACATTCGAAGGGTTTGCGCCCGGCGCAGTGGCTTGA
- a CDS encoding GNAT family N-acetyltransferase, giving the protein MDGETDAGLQRGDGALVIRAASSVGAFSRSEWLALRGTSRSDSSITYNPFVSYDFLCSLEESGCAVPRSGWQGHHLRLEATDGTLLGAVPCYLKSHSQGEYVFDHGWADAFERAGGRYYPKLQASVPFTPATGPRLLVGQHGEPGAIKAALAAGLKTVSEKLGVSSAHVTFGEAGDMAALEQTGFLKRTDQQFHFLNAGYSSYDDFLGSLASRKRKALKKERREALADGISIDWLTGKDLTESVWDDFFAFYMDTGSRKWGRPYLNRRFFSLIGERMADDVLLIMAKRAGRYVAGAINFIGSDTLYGRNWGCIEHHPFLHFEVCYHQAIDFAIEHKLKVVEAGAQGEHKLARGYTPVTTHSAHYIAHPGLRRAIADYLARERREVESIGTYFEEHTPYRKVSSE; this is encoded by the coding sequence ATGGACGGCGAAACCGATGCAGGCTTGCAACGTGGGGATGGCGCGCTGGTCATCCGGGCCGCCTCGAGTGTCGGCGCGTTCAGCCGCAGCGAGTGGCTCGCGCTTCGGGGAACCTCCAGAAGCGACTCAAGCATCACTTACAACCCGTTTGTTTCATACGACTTTCTGTGCTCGCTCGAAGAGTCGGGCTGCGCCGTTCCCCGTTCCGGATGGCAAGGGCATCATCTGCGACTGGAAGCGACGGACGGCACCCTGCTGGGAGCCGTACCCTGCTATCTGAAATCACACAGCCAGGGCGAATATGTCTTCGATCACGGCTGGGCGGATGCCTTCGAGCGCGCCGGCGGGCGCTATTATCCGAAGCTGCAGGCCTCGGTGCCCTTCACGCCGGCAACGGGACCGCGGCTGCTGGTGGGGCAGCATGGCGAGCCCGGCGCGATAAAGGCGGCGCTCGCGGCCGGGCTGAAGACTGTCTCGGAGAAGCTCGGCGTTTCCTCCGCCCATGTCACATTCGGGGAAGCGGGCGACATGGCCGCGCTCGAACAGACAGGCTTCCTGAAGCGCACCGACCAGCAGTTCCACTTCTTGAACGCCGGCTATTCCAGCTATGACGACTTCCTAGGATCACTGGCCTCCCGCAAGCGCAAGGCCTTGAAGAAGGAACGACGCGAAGCGCTGGCCGATGGTATTTCCATCGACTGGCTGACCGGCAAGGACCTGACGGAATCCGTGTGGGACGACTTCTTCGCCTTCTACATGGACACGGGCAGCCGCAAGTGGGGGCGACCGTATCTCAATCGAAGATTCTTCTCCCTGATCGGCGAGCGCATGGCGGACGACGTGCTGCTCATCATGGCTAAACGGGCGGGGCGCTACGTCGCCGGCGCCATCAATTTCATCGGCTCGGACACGCTCTACGGACGCAACTGGGGCTGCATCGAGCATCACCCCTTCCTGCATTTCGAGGTCTGCTACCATCAGGCGATCGATTTCGCGATCGAGCACAAGCTGAAGGTGGTCGAAGCCGGCGCTCAGGGCGAGCACAAGCTGGCGCGCGGCTACACCCCGGTCACGACGCATTCGGCGCACTACATTGCCCATCCCGGTCTGCGCCGCGCCATTGCCGACTACCTGGCGCGCGAGCGCCGGGAGGTCGAGAGCATCGGCACCTATTTCGAGGAACATACACCGTACAGGAAAGTGAGTAGTGAATAG
- a CDS encoding HIT family protein, translated as MTPQYDDGNVFAKILRGEMPAYKLYEDGDTLAFMDIMPRGTGHCLVIPKAPSRNILDVTPESLAAVMNTVQRLARAVKKAFSADGVTVQQFNETAGGQIVFHLHVHILPRFEGVALRPHTGVMEKADVLADNAEKIKSALQEA; from the coding sequence ATGACACCCCAGTACGACGACGGCAACGTGTTCGCGAAAATCCTGCGCGGCGAGATGCCCGCCTACAAACTCTATGAGGATGGCGACACCCTGGCCTTCATGGACATCATGCCCCGGGGAACGGGTCATTGCCTGGTCATCCCCAAAGCGCCGTCGCGCAACATCCTGGACGTGACGCCTGAGAGCCTGGCGGCGGTGATGAATACCGTGCAGAGGCTGGCGCGCGCCGTGAAGAAGGCCTTTTCGGCCGACGGCGTTACGGTCCAGCAATTCAACGAGACCGCCGGCGGACAGATCGTCTTCCACCTGCATGTCCACATCCTGCCCCGCTTCGAGGGCGTTGCGCTGAGGCCGCATACGGGCGTGATGGAGAAGGCGGACGTGCTGGCGGACAACGCCGAAAAGATCAAATCCGCCCTGCAGGAGGCGTGA
- a CDS encoding AzlD domain-containing protein has product MTFAYFDAWWWPYLFIIVGGWLATDAWRFLGVYLGDRIPEKSEFMVLVRAVATAFVAAVIGNLIVFPGGELAESPLVLRVGAAASGFATFILVRRSVLAGILAAEAVLVIGLLATP; this is encoded by the coding sequence ATGACCTTCGCATATTTCGACGCCTGGTGGTGGCCCTACCTCTTCATCATCGTCGGCGGCTGGCTGGCCACGGACGCCTGGCGCTTCCTCGGCGTCTATCTGGGCGACCGCATCCCTGAGAAATCGGAGTTCATGGTGCTCGTGCGGGCAGTGGCGACGGCCTTCGTGGCGGCCGTCATCGGCAACCTGATCGTCTTTCCGGGTGGCGAGTTGGCTGAGAGCCCGCTGGTGTTGCGTGTCGGCGCCGCGGCCTCCGGCTTCGCGACATTCATCCTGGTTCGCCGCTCGGTCCTCGCCGGCATTCTTGCCGCCGAGGCTGTGTTGGTGATCGGACTGCTGGCAACGCCATAG
- a CDS encoding AzlC family ABC transporter permease, with product MAEFAPQSFQNRRRWFFHGVIMAFSIPGLILAVSFVGFAGLAREAGLTVQQTLFMTAIVWALPAKVVLIGAIMSGATLPAAALAVAFSSVRLMPMVIALLPELRGARTPRWVFYALSHFVAVTSWVLAMERLRSVPPEMRTSCYAGLGSTLILLNMAVVAVTFAVAETLPPMASASLLFLTPMYFLTSLWASSRERAGHFAMAFGMVLGPVFHVLAPGIDLLAGGLIGGTAAYGAHRLLKAGRRT from the coding sequence ATGGCCGAATTCGCACCCCAATCCTTCCAGAACCGACGCCGATGGTTCTTCCACGGCGTGATCATGGCCTTCTCGATACCCGGTCTCATTCTGGCGGTCTCCTTCGTGGGCTTCGCCGGACTGGCCCGAGAGGCCGGTCTCACCGTTCAGCAGACGCTGTTCATGACGGCCATCGTCTGGGCCCTGCCGGCCAAGGTCGTGCTCATCGGCGCCATCATGTCGGGCGCGACGCTGCCTGCCGCCGCGCTGGCCGTGGCGTTTTCCTCGGTCAGGCTGATGCCGATGGTCATTGCGCTATTGCCGGAGTTGCGCGGCGCGCGCACGCCGCGCTGGGTGTTCTACGCACTCTCGCATTTCGTGGCGGTGACGTCCTGGGTGCTCGCCATGGAAAGGCTGCGCAGCGTGCCGCCCGAGATGCGGACATCCTGCTATGCAGGCCTGGGTTCGACGCTGATCCTTCTCAACATGGCCGTCGTTGCCGTCACCTTTGCAGTGGCCGAGACGCTGCCGCCGATGGCGTCGGCCTCGCTGCTGTTCCTCACGCCGATGTACTTCCTGACGTCGTTGTGGGCTTCGTCGCGAGAGCGGGCCGGGCACTTCGCGATGGCGTTCGGCATGGTGCTGGGACCGGTCTTTCACGTGCTTGCGCCGGGGATAGACCTGCTTGCCGGGGGACTGATCGGTGGGACCGCCGCCTATGGGGCTCACAGGCTGCTCAAGGCGGGCCGTCGGACATGA
- a CDS encoding EamA family transporter: protein MQVFTEMAERVPPQAWFGVSAVFHYLGPAFAVLLFPAVGVLGVAWLRIASAALIFAPVTRPVKTFRSADGRSRVLLMALGACLALMNVSFYVALARLPVSLVAAMEFVATICVALVGLRSLRNLAALALAAFGVFVLINLSLASDPVGLAFAAANATLFGMYIVLGHRAAEAGAGTGVERLGSAMLIALIVVFPIGVSEAIEAMSSPTLLLAGIGVGVCSSVIPYVSDQLAMSRLPRATFALMLSLLPAIATLIAAIVLGQIPTLRDLLGIALVTGGVALHKPPPERRP from the coding sequence ATGCAAGTCTTTACGGAAATGGCCGAAAGAGTTCCGCCCCAAGCTTGGTTCGGGGTCAGTGCTGTTTTTCACTATCTCGGCCCCGCCTTCGCAGTCCTGCTCTTTCCTGCCGTCGGGGTCCTGGGAGTGGCCTGGTTGCGCATCGCTTCGGCGGCGCTCATCTTCGCGCCCGTCACGCGACCTGTTAAAACGTTTCGCAGCGCCGACGGGCGAAGCCGAGTCCTGCTGATGGCGCTTGGCGCCTGCCTCGCCCTGATGAACGTGTCGTTCTACGTGGCGCTGGCGCGCCTGCCCGTGAGCCTCGTCGCGGCAATGGAGTTCGTCGCGACAATTTGTGTCGCACTCGTCGGACTTCGATCTTTGCGCAATCTGGCGGCTCTTGCGCTCGCAGCTTTCGGTGTCTTCGTGCTCATCAACCTCAGCCTGGCTTCGGACCCGGTCGGCCTGGCCTTCGCCGCCGCCAACGCGACACTCTTCGGGATGTACATCGTGCTCGGCCACCGGGCAGCAGAGGCGGGGGCTGGAACGGGCGTCGAGCGGCTGGGGAGCGCCATGCTGATAGCACTCATCGTCGTGTTCCCGATCGGGGTGAGCGAGGCGATCGAGGCCATGTCCTCGCCGACCCTTCTCCTGGCCGGAATAGGCGTGGGAGTTTGTTCTTCGGTCATCCCATACGTCTCTGACCAACTTGCCATGTCGCGGCTGCCGCGCGCCACGTTCGCGCTGATGCTCTCGCTGCTTCCGGCCATCGCAACCCTGATCGCTGCCATCGTCCTCGGGCAGATCCCGACCCTGCGGGACCTGCTCGGCATCGCGCTCGTCACGGGCGGCGTGGCGCTTCACAAGCCGCCGCCCGAACGACGGCCCTGA
- a CDS encoding Lrp/AsnC family transcriptional regulator, with product MKRLRYEDGNVDAVDARILQALSQNARTSVADLARAVGLSAPSVSERLKRLEENGVIEGYAVRINARALGLPVAAWLRVRPLPGELQRVADILRKLPEVVECDRITGDDCFMARAFVRDMQDLERVIDQIIPYAMTNTSIIQSTPVERRMPPLVAGSRSTTGAFAARIPGK from the coding sequence ATGAAACGCCTTCGATATGAAGATGGCAACGTCGACGCCGTGGACGCTCGGATTCTCCAGGCCCTGTCGCAGAACGCCCGCACAAGCGTCGCCGATCTGGCGCGCGCTGTCGGCCTCTCCGCGCCGAGCGTCTCCGAACGGCTCAAGCGCCTGGAGGAGAACGGCGTGATCGAAGGCTATGCCGTCCGGATCAACGCAAGAGCGCTGGGGCTTCCGGTGGCGGCATGGCTCCGCGTGCGACCGCTGCCCGGCGAACTGCAGCGCGTCGCGGATATCTTGAGAAAGTTGCCAGAAGTGGTCGAATGCGACCGTATCACCGGAGACGACTGCTTCATGGCCCGCGCGTTTGTGCGGGACATGCAGGATCTCGAACGGGTGATCGACCAGATCATTCCCTATGCGATGACAAATACGTCGATCATCCAGTCGACGCCTGTGGAGCGCCGCATGCCACCGCTTGTCGCCGGTTCGCGATCAACCACTGGCGCTTTCGCAGCCCGGATTCCCGGCAAATGA
- the clpA gene encoding ATP-dependent Clp protease ATP-binding subunit ClpA has protein sequence MPAFSQGLEKALHQALTFANERHHEYATLEHLLLALIDDGDAAAVMRACNVDLDELKQTVITYIDTELDNLVTGYDEDSKPTAGFQRVIQRAVIHVQSSGREEVSGANVLVAIFAERESHAAYFLQEQQMTRYDAVNYISHGIAKRPGANESRSPRGAEEEQSGQANGDQSEDNGKKKQQDALSAYCVNLNNKAKAGRIDPLIGRASEINRTIQVLCRRSKNNPLYVGDPGVGKTAIAEGLAKRIVEGDVPGVLTNATIFALDMGTLLAGTRYRGDFEERLKQVVKELEDYPGAILFIDEIHTVIGAGATSGGAMDASNLLKPALSSGTIRCIGSTTYKEFRQFFEKDRALVRRFQKIDVNEPTVDDAIEIMKGLKPYYEDFHKVKFTNDAIKAAVELSARYINDRKLPDKAIDVIDETGASQMLLPEAKRKKTISVKEIEATIATMARIPPKTVSADDEKVLANLEAELKRVVYGQDMAIEALSASIKLARAGLREPEKPIGSYLFSGPTGVGKTEVAKQLAASLGVELLRFDMSEYMERHTVSRLIGAPPGYVGFDQGGLLTDGVDQHPHCVLLLDEIEKAHPDLFNILLQVMDHGKLTDHNGKQIDFRNVILIMTTNAGAADMARAAIGFGSSKREGDDMEAINRMFTPEFRNRLDAIIPFGSLPVPVIHQVVQKFVIQLEAQLSERGVTFDLAPEAVAWLADKGYDERMGARPLGRVIQEHIKKPLADEVLFGKLRKGGTVRVTVDGDKLKLDTVADEVPVKPKKEEPEKPLPRKSKAKKAAAPKKAAAPKPKPAAGKGPKRSLVPQLPRK, from the coding sequence ATGCCGGCTTTCTCCCAAGGCCTGGAAAAGGCGCTGCATCAGGCGTTGACCTTCGCCAACGAACGCCATCACGAGTATGCGACGCTCGAGCACTTGCTGCTCGCGCTGATCGATGACGGCGACGCCGCCGCGGTCATGCGTGCTTGCAATGTCGATCTCGACGAGCTCAAGCAGACAGTAATCACCTACATCGACACCGAGCTCGACAACCTGGTCACGGGCTATGACGAGGACTCGAAGCCCACGGCCGGCTTTCAGCGCGTGATTCAGCGCGCCGTGATCCACGTGCAGTCATCGGGTCGTGAGGAGGTATCCGGCGCCAACGTGCTCGTCGCCATCTTCGCCGAGCGCGAGAGCCATGCTGCCTACTTCCTCCAGGAGCAGCAGATGACCCGCTACGACGCGGTCAACTACATCTCGCACGGCATAGCAAAGCGGCCGGGGGCCAACGAATCGCGTTCGCCGCGTGGCGCCGAGGAGGAGCAGTCCGGCCAGGCGAACGGCGATCAGTCCGAAGACAACGGCAAGAAGAAGCAGCAAGATGCGCTGTCGGCCTATTGCGTCAACCTGAACAACAAGGCCAAGGCCGGTCGGATCGACCCGCTGATCGGGCGGGCGTCCGAAATCAATCGCACGATCCAGGTGCTGTGCCGCCGCTCCAAGAACAACCCGCTCTATGTCGGCGATCCCGGCGTCGGCAAGACGGCGATCGCCGAGGGACTGGCCAAGCGCATCGTCGAGGGCGACGTCCCCGGCGTGCTCACCAACGCCACCATCTTCGCGCTCGACATGGGCACGCTGCTTGCCGGCACGCGCTATCGCGGCGACTTCGAGGAGCGGCTGAAGCAGGTCGTCAAGGAGCTCGAGGACTACCCCGGCGCCATCCTCTTCATCGACGAGATCCACACAGTGATCGGGGCGGGTGCGACGTCCGGCGGCGCCATGGACGCGTCCAACCTGCTCAAGCCGGCGCTGTCGTCCGGCACGATCCGCTGCATCGGCTCGACCACCTACAAGGAGTTCCGCCAGTTCTTCGAGAAGGACCGGGCCCTCGTCCGTCGCTTCCAGAAGATCGACGTGAACGAGCCGACGGTCGATGATGCCATCGAGATCATGAAGGGCCTGAAGCCCTACTACGAAGACTTCCACAAAGTGAAGTTCACCAACGACGCGATCAAGGCGGCTGTCGAGCTTTCGGCCCGCTACATCAACGATCGCAAGCTGCCGGACAAGGCGATCGACGTGATCGACGAGACGGGCGCGTCGCAGATGCTGCTGCCGGAGGCCAAGCGCAAGAAGACGATCTCGGTGAAGGAAATCGAGGCGACCATCGCCACGATGGCGCGCATCCCGCCCAAGACCGTCTCTGCCGACGACGAGAAGGTACTCGCCAATCTCGAGGCCGAGCTGAAGCGCGTCGTTTACGGCCAGGACATGGCGATCGAGGCGCTTTCGGCGTCGATCAAGCTGGCGCGTGCCGGCCTGCGCGAACCGGAAAAGCCGATCGGCTCCTACCTGTTCTCCGGTCCGACGGGCGTCGGCAAGACCGAGGTGGCGAAGCAGCTTGCTGCCTCGCTCGGGGTCGAGCTTCTGCGCTTCGACATGTCGGAATACATGGAGCGCCACACGGTGAGCAGGCTCATCGGCGCGCCTCCCGGCTATGTCGGCTTCGACCAGGGCGGCCTTCTGACCGACGGCGTCGACCAGCATCCGCATTGCGTGTTGCTGCTCGACGAGATCGAGAAGGCGCATCCGGACCTGTTCAACATCCTGTTGCAGGTGATGGACCATGGCAAGCTGACCGATCACAACGGCAAGCAGATCGACTTCCGCAACGTCATCCTCATCATGACGACCAATGCGGGTGCAGCCGACATGGCCAGGGCGGCGATCGGGTTCGGCTCATCGAAGCGCGAAGGCGACGACATGGAAGCGATCAACCGGATGTTCACGCCGGAGTTCCGCAACCGTCTCGACGCGATCATCCCCTTCGGCTCGCTGCCCGTGCCGGTCATCCACCAGGTGGTGCAGAAGTTCGTCATTCAGCTCGAGGCGCAGTTGTCCGAGCGTGGCGTCACCTTCGACCTCGCGCCGGAGGCTGTCGCCTGGCTGGCGGACAAGGGCTACGACGAGCGCATGGGCGCGCGGCCTCTTGGCCGCGTGATCCAGGAGCACATCAAGAAGCCGCTGGCGGACGAAGTGCTGTTCGGCAAGCTCAGGAAGGGCGGCACGGTCCGGGTCACCGTGGACGGCGACAAGCTGAAGCTCGACACCGTCGCCGACGAGGTGCCGGTCAAGCCGAAGAAGGAGGAGCCGGAAAAACCGCTTCCCCGCAAGTCCAAGGCGAAGAAGGCGGCGGCGCCGAAGAAGGCGGCCGCACCCAAGCCGAAGCCTGCGGCCGGGAAGGGCCCCAAGCGTAGTCTGGTGCCGCAGCTGCCACGAAAGTAG
- the clpS gene encoding ATP-dependent Clp protease adapter ClpS produces MGGAATRDIVARMQNGDERSGGPGRGTAVITRTKPKTKKPSLYRVLILNDDYTPMEFVVHVLERFFQKDREAATRIMLHVHNHGVGECGVYTFEVAETKVTQVMDFARQHQHPLQCVMEKK; encoded by the coding sequence ATGGGCGGTGCGGCCACGCGAGACATCGTGGCGCGAATGCAGAACGGCGACGAGCGGAGCGGCGGACCCGGTCGCGGCACAGCCGTGATCACGCGCACGAAACCCAAGACCAAGAAGCCTTCGCTCTATCGTGTCCTGATCCTGAACGACGACTACACGCCGATGGAATTTGTGGTCCATGTGCTGGAACGCTTTTTTCAGAAGGATCGGGAAGCCGCGACGCGCATTATGCTCCATGTCCACAATCACGGAGTGGGCGAGTGTGGCGTCTATACGTTCGAGGTCGCAGAGACCAAAGTGACGCAAGTCATGGATTTTGCCCGTCAGCATCAGCATCCGCTGCAATGCGTGATGGAGAAGAAGTGA
- a CDS encoding phasin family protein gives MWQSFDDFSKYGKEFVDTGLKSYASVSKGAQAIAAEATDYSKKSFEAGSQAFEKLVSAKSLEKAIEIQSDYAKQAYEGLVAEATKLGELYADLAKEAYKPYESIIAKAK, from the coding sequence ATGTGGCAGTCGTTTGATGATTTCAGCAAGTATGGCAAAGAGTTCGTGGATACCGGGCTGAAGAGCTACGCTTCGGTGTCGAAGGGCGCCCAGGCGATCGCAGCCGAGGCGACCGACTATTCGAAGAAGAGCTTCGAGGCCGGCAGCCAGGCTTTCGAGAAGCTGGTCTCTGCGAAGTCGCTCGAGAAGGCGATCGAGATCCAGTCGGATTACGCCAAGCAGGCCTATGAGGGCCTCGTCGCCGAAGCCACCAAGCTCGGCGAACTCTATGCCGATCTGGCCAAGGAAGCCTACAAGCCTTACGAGTCCATCATCGCCAAGGCGAAATGA
- a CDS encoding D-alanyl-D-alanine carboxypeptidase — protein sequence MRQAFALPSKWAFFGRPAALLLAIVLSLSFAAEAVAAKYAAIVVDANTGKVLHSSSADSRRYPASLTKMMTLYLTFEALQRGKIKTTSQVRFSQHAASQPPTKLGVKAGGSISVETAIYALITRSANDASSALAELLGGSEADFAKMMTAKARSLGMKSTVFRNPHGLPNTGQFTTARDMATLGIALREHFPQYYDYFSTRSFKYGKQRIANHNRLLGRIEGVDGIKTGYTRASGFNLVSSVVDGNRKIVAVVLGGESGRSRDNRMAELIKTYLPKASGRGGGGDLIAKTDPKTLKDMAVAMLPKSDAPTPDERPDAFDVSEGDANDVADAIEEYKIASAGVAIEAPAAERFGGDVPTPKLLARQERVEAIEQAYADPAPRPKVAVDPISTASTRGGSGWSIQVASSPSESEARKALESIAQKAGAAVASASAYTVTFEKDGTLYYRARFGGFETKTAAWSACGALKKKKIACYATQ from the coding sequence GTGCGTCAGGCGTTTGCGCTGCCCAGCAAGTGGGCTTTCTTCGGCCGGCCGGCCGCCCTCCTCCTCGCCATCGTTCTCAGCTTGTCGTTCGCCGCCGAGGCTGTCGCGGCGAAGTATGCGGCGATCGTGGTCGACGCGAACACCGGCAAGGTCCTGCACTCGTCGAGTGCGGATTCGCGACGCTACCCCGCGTCCCTGACGAAGATGATGACGCTCTACCTGACGTTCGAGGCGCTGCAGCGCGGCAAGATCAAGACGACGAGCCAGGTCCGGTTCTCCCAGCATGCTGCGTCGCAGCCGCCCACGAAGCTCGGCGTGAAGGCCGGCGGTTCGATCAGCGTCGAAACCGCCATCTATGCGCTGATCACGCGCTCCGCCAACGACGCGTCTTCGGCGCTCGCGGAACTGCTCGGCGGTTCAGAGGCCGACTTCGCGAAGATGATGACGGCCAAGGCGCGCAGCCTCGGCATGAAGAGCACGGTGTTCCGCAATCCACACGGCCTCCCCAACACCGGCCAGTTCACGACGGCGCGCGACATGGCAACGCTCGGCATCGCGCTGCGCGAGCACTTCCCGCAGTATTACGACTACTTCTCCACCCGCTCGTTCAAGTACGGCAAGCAGCGCATCGCCAACCACAACCGCCTGCTGGGACGCATCGAAGGCGTCGACGGCATCAAGACCGGCTACACGCGCGCATCCGGCTTCAACCTCGTTTCCTCGGTGGTCGACGGCAACCGCAAGATCGTCGCCGTGGTGCTCGGCGGCGAGTCGGGCCGCAGCCGCGACAACCGTATGGCCGAACTCATCAAGACCTACCTGCCGAAGGCTTCGGGTCGCGGCGGCGGGGGCGATCTGATCGCCAAAACCGACCCCAAGACTCTGAAGGACATGGCTGTCGCCATGCTGCCCAAGAGCGACGCGCCGACGCCCGACGAGCGTCCTGACGCGTTCGACGTCTCCGAAGGCGACGCCAATGACGTCGCCGACGCGATCGAGGAATACAAGATCGCGTCCGCCGGCGTCGCGATCGAGGCGCCCGCCGCTGAGCGCTTCGGCGGTGACGTGCCGACGCCGAAGCTGCTGGCGCGGCAGGAGCGTGTCGAAGCGATCGAGCAGGCCTACGCGGACCCCGCCCCCAGGCCGAAGGTCGCCGTCGACCCGATCAGCACGGCATCCACGCGTGGCGGGAGCGGCTGGTCGATCCAGGTCGCCTCTTCGCCCAGCGAAAGCGAAGCCCGCAAGGCGCTGGAATCCATCGCCCAGAAGGCGGGCGCCGCGGTTGCCTCCGCATCGGCCTACACCGTCACCTTCGAGAAGGACGGGACCCTCTACTATCGCGCCCGTTTCGGTGGGTTCGAAACCAAGACCGCCGCATGGAGCGCCTGCGGCGCGCTCAAGAAGAAGAAGATCGCCTGCTACGCCACTCAGTGA
- a CDS encoding DnaJ domain-containing protein, translating into MSVFLGLLAGLTVIAALFVVFVRTDAQSLANGLRLAGPVVAGVAGVVLMLLGRAGLGGMLISGALAWFASVRRATRATKSPSRRSTVRTAALEMELDHDTGALEGIVLAGRYEGSILTRMSEADLLGIYAELASDGESRQLLETYLDGRFPAWREDLKADAGHGKGIPPGSGAMTKEEAYKVLGLESGATPADVRKAHRRLMQRLHPDIGGSPFLAARINEAKDVLLSDHN; encoded by the coding sequence ATGAGCGTTTTTCTTGGACTGCTCGCGGGATTGACCGTGATCGCCGCTCTGTTCGTCGTTTTTGTCAGGACGGACGCGCAATCCCTGGCGAACGGACTGCGGCTGGCCGGGCCGGTGGTGGCCGGCGTCGCCGGCGTCGTGCTCATGTTGCTCGGACGCGCAGGATTGGGCGGGATGCTCATCTCCGGCGCACTGGCATGGTTCGCGTCGGTGCGCCGCGCCACCCGAGCGACGAAGTCGCCCTCCAGGCGCTCGACGGTGCGTACCGCTGCGCTGGAGATGGAGCTTGACCACGACACCGGCGCCCTGGAAGGAATCGTGCTTGCCGGTCGCTACGAAGGCAGCATCCTGACTCGGATGAGCGAGGCCGATCTGCTCGGCATTTACGCCGAGCTGGCGTCGGACGGCGAGAGCCGGCAGCTACTTGAGACGTACCTTGACGGCCGATTTCCCGCTTGGCGCGAAGACCTGAAGGCGGACGCTGGCCACGGGAAGGGAATTCCTCCAGGCTCGGGCGCCATGACTAAGGAGGAGGCTTACAAGGTCCTTGGTCTTGAATCGGGGGCTACCCCGGCGGATGTCCGCAAGGCGCACCGCCGCCTGATGCAGCGCCTGCACCCCGACATCGGCGGATCGCCGTTCCTGGCGGCGCGGATCAACGAAGCCAAGGACGTCCTTCTCTCCGATCACAACTGA